The Streptomyces durmitorensis genome contains the following window.
GAACTCCTCGTACGGCGCAGGGATCCACTCGCACGACACGGTCGAGGGGCACTCGGTCTCGCCCTTCGGGGCCTTCCGTAGCCCCATGCCCCGCACCTGTGCGGCGTCCGGCTTCAGACCGCTGACCGCGGGCAGGGCCACGTGCTGGCCCGCGTCCGTGGTGCGCTCCTGACCGTCGTGGATGACGGCGAAGACGTCATTGGCGTACGTCGCCGCGGTGGCCTGGTCGTCCGCGCCGGAGAAGCGGGCGATCGCGCCGTACCAGTCGGCGGGGTTCTCGCTCAGCGGCTTGCCGAGCTTCTGCTGTGCGGCGGCGAGCAGGGCGGCGCCGCCGCGTACGTTGGCCGCGGGGTCGGTGCGCAGCCGCTCGGCGGAGAGCCCGCTGACTTCGGCGGCGCGGGGCAACGTCTTGAGCCGGGCGGGCAGTTGGGAGTTCTTCGGCATCTTGGCCGTGAACTCCTTCGGCTTGAGGACGCCCCGTGACGCGTCGCCGCGCGGGTCCTCATCGCCCTCGCTGTGATGCGGGGCGCCGGCGACGGCGGTGCGCGCGTCGGTGAGGTGCATGGGGCCGTAGCCACCGGTCACGCTCGGCGCGCCGCCGTGCGCGTCCCAGCGGGACTGCAGATAGGACACTCCGAGCAGCACGCTCTGCGGTACGCGGTACTCGGCGGCCGCTGCCGCGAAGGCGCCCTGCAGCCCCTCGTCTGACGACGTCGAGGGAGGGGCGGCCGGGGCGGCACCGAGCAGCGGAAGCAGCAGACCGGCGGAGACAAGAGCGCCTGCGGTCCTGACGGCGCGTCTGCGCGCGGCAGGGGTGCGGGCGGTGGCGGATCCTCGCAATGCAGCCTCCTGGGACGGTGAAGCGTGATGGGGCGTGCGGGGCCGGGCGTGCGTCAGTGGTACCGGCTCTCCGACGATCCGTCAATCATGCCCAGGAGACGGGATTTCGCACGTCAGCGCCGGTCCCGGCGGGTTTCGCCCCGGGAGGCCGCACGGCCTGCGACGCGTCAGTGGATTGGACCAATGAGCAGGTCGAACACCATGCCGACGGGTTGGCGGACCGCCCGGGACGTCAGAGGTCCGGTCCACCTCGCGTGCGCAACGGGCGGCAGGCCCTCGCTGCCTACGGGGTCTTGCGGGCGCCGGCCTCTGCGATGCGGTCAGCAAGGATGGTGGACAGACTGTGGATACGCGTGCTCCGCTGGTCGGTCGGATCGTCCCGACAGTCCGCACAGCAGTCCCGTCCCGAGCCTGCCGTACTGCGTTCCCGGCTCCCTTTCCCTCCCCTGCTGCACGCACCGACCGCCACCTCCCGCCGCGTGCACGAGGCCCGGCAACGCCTGATTACCCACTGCATGACCGAGCGCGGCTTCCGCTACGAGGCACCTCCCGTCGATGCCACGCCCTCGGCAGACGCCGGTTCAGGCCCGGCGCAGTTCGGCATCGAGGCCCTCAACCTGCCGGACTCGGCCGGCCGGCCTGTCACGCAGCCCGCAGAACGACCCCGTGGGAAGGCATTCGGCCGGGCGCTCTATGGGGACCCGCAACGCAAGATCTCCGCCCGCAACAAGGAGATCACCGTAAGTCGGCCCGCCACAGGCTGCTTGGCTGACGCCGAGCGACGGCTCCTGGGCGCGGGTGGGCCGCGACGCGCTCTCACTCTGCAGCTGCGGCTCGACCAGGGGGAGCGCGACGCACTGCGCACGCTGGGAAAGGATCGCGCGTTCCGCGGAGCGACGGCACGCTGGCGTTCCTGCATGCGGCAGGCGGGATTCCCCGCCGCGAAGGACCCACAGCGGCTTGCGGCGGCGCTACGCCCGGACACCCCCTCGCCGAACAACCCGCAGCCCGCGCCGACGTGACCTGCAAGCACGCCACCGGCTACCTGGAGCGCGCGTACGCCAGGCTCGCCGTGCTGCAACAGCGCTGGCTCGACGCCAACCCACAGTCGGCGATCGAATGGCGCTCCCTGCGCCAGCGGGAGGCCGAGGCCGCCACGAAGGTACTGAAGGCCGGGTGACGTTTCGGGCGCGCAGTCGCCCGGACAGCACACCGATCGAGCACGCGCTGTGTGGGGGGCGTGACCGATGAGACGTCCGTCAGACGAAGCGGCGTACGAAGGTCAGTGCCGTGTCCGCGACCTCCCGCCAGCGGCTGTCGATCGTCAGCGCGTGGTCGCGGCCGGCCATCTCCGTGATCTCGGTGACGCCGGAGTTCTCCCGCTGTTTCTTGTACGCGCCGTTGGCGAGCGCCCAGGGCACGGCGTTGTCCTTCTCCCCGGAGATGATCAGGAGGGGCCCGCGCCGGGGGTTGCGGCAGTCGACCCTCATCTCCGTCCGGGGGTTGATGTTGGCCCCGGCCGCCTGGAAGGGCGGTGCGCAGGGGGCAGGGACCGCGTACTTCTCGTAGAGCTCCTTGGCTTCCTGCTCGCTGACGGCGTTGGCGTAGGCGTAGCGGAACTGCTCGAAGGTGAGCGGCAGCGCGCGCTTGCGGTTGGCCGGGTTGCCGATGATGGGGCGCAGGGAGCGCAGCGTCGAGAGGGGCAGCGCGAGGACGCCGCGGAACGGCACCGGGTCGATCGCCACCGAGGTGGCGGACAGACCGCGCCCCGCGAGGATCTGCGTGAGCAGCCCGCCGACGGAGTGTCCGATGATGGCCGGTTTGCGCTCAAGGCCGTCGATCAGGCCGGCCAGGTGATCGGCGATCCGCCCGACCGTCTTGCCCGCGAGGGCGTCGGGGCGCTGCCTCGCCTCGGTGACCGAGTCCGGGTCGTCGGGCCACGACAGGGCGACGGGCATGTATCCGGCGGCCTCGAAGTGGGCCGTCCAGAGGTCCCAGCTGCTGGGCAGCATCCACAGACCGTGCACGAACACGACCGGAACGCGCTCGGGGGCGGCGTTGGCACGGTCGATCTGCTGTGCGTCATTGAGGGACATAGCCCGACGTTATGGGCGTAAGTCCCCCTGCGATATAGGGCCGTCGGCGGTATGGCCGGTGTTGCATGGTGCTTGTCCGGTCTGCGTGGACCGGGGGCGCGTGTAGAGGGGGGCTTCTCAGCGCACCGCGCCCGACAGGGCCCGGTCCACCTGCCGCGGGGACAGCGCGTGCTCGACCGCGAGGATGCCCGCACCGATCGCCGCCGCGTTCTCGCCGGTGCGGCTCGGCTCGATCCGGAGCACATGGGTGGCCAGCGGGTGCGAGCGGCGGTACACCGCTTCCCGTACCCCCGCGAGGAGTTGGTCGTGGACGGCGGCCAGCGCCCCGCCTACCACCACCGTGTCCGGGTTGAAGAAGTTCACCAGGCCCGCGAGCACCTCGCCCACCGCGCGGCCCGCCTCGCGCACCATGCGTACGGCATCGCGGTTGCCGGACTTCACCAGGCGTACGACATCGCTGCCCGAGGTCGCGTCGAGGCCGAGCCCGGCCAGCTTGCGGGCGATCGCCGCGCCGCCCGCCACCGCCTCCAGGCAGCCGGAGTTGCCGCACCGGCAGGGCTCCTCGATGTCGCCGACCCGGATGTGCCCGATGTCGCCCGCACTGCCCTGCGCACCCCGGTGCAGCCGGCCGTCGGCGACGATGCCGCAGCCGATGCCCGTGCCCACCTTGATGTAGAGCAGATAGCGCGTGTCGGGGAAGGCGCGGCGCTGCTCGGCGAGCGCCATCACGTTCACGTCGTTGTCGACGAGGGCCCGCGGGCCGAACCGCTCGGCGAAGAACTCCGGGATGGGGTACTGATGCCAGCCCGGCATGATCGGCGGATCCACCGGGCGGCCCGTCGAGAACTCCACCGGTCCGGGCACCCCGACCCCGATGGCCTGGAGCGACGCGGGATCGCGCCCGGCCTCCTCCAGCAGGGCGTGCAGCGTGCGCTCGACATGGCCGAGAACCTCCTGCGGGCCGTCCGCGATGGAGAGCGGGTCCTCGCGCAGGGCGAGCATCTCGCCGCCGATGTCGAGCAGGGCGACCCGACAGTGCGACGCGCCCAAGTCGACGCCCGCGACGGCGTGTTCGCGGGTGCGCAGGCGGAGGCGGCGTGGTGGCCGACCGCCCGTCGACCCGCCGTCCGCCTCCTCGGTGAGGAAGCCGTGCGCGATCAGCGCGTCCACCCGCTGCGACACCGTGGACCGCGCGAGACCCGTCACACGGGCGATGTCGGCGCGGGTCTCCGCCGCCCCCGTGCGGAGCAGGGCGAGGACTTCGCCGGGTGACGACGGCAGGGAAACGGGGTGATCCGGCGCTCCAGACATGGCAGCCACCTTAGGGACGAGTTTGGCTGCTCACAAGGCTGATGCTGTTCGACGATCGACCTAAGTACTCATCAACTTGCTTGTGTAGAAAGCTGCTTGAGCCCTTGACAGGTCAAAGCTCCCTCATCACATTGCTCTGCAGACCGCTGCCGAAGGAGCCGAGGGTGCAGGCGATGCAGGCGACGCAAGAGATGTTGGCGATGCGCGGGGTTTCCAAGAGCTTTCTCGGAGTGCGTGTGCTGCACGGGGTGTCCCTCGACCTCGCCGCGGGCGAGGTGCACGCGCTGGTCGGCGAGAACGGCGCCGGCAAGTCCACCTTGATGAAGGTCCTCGCGGGCGAACACGTCCCGGACGAGGGCAGCATCGTGCTCGACGGAACGGAGCATGCCTTCAGCCATCCCGCACAGGCCCAGGCCGCCGGGATCGGCATCATCCACCAGGAGTTCGCGCTGCTCGCGCACCGCACGGTCGCCGAGAACGTCTTCCTGGGCCGCGAACCGACCCGTTACGGCCTCGTCGACCGCCGCGCGATGGAGGCCCGCACGGCCGAACTCCTCGCCGAGGTCGGCGTATCGGGCATCACGCCGCGCACGTACATCCGCGATCTGTCCGTGGCCCGGCAGCAGACCGTCGAGATCGTCAAGGCGCTCGCCTCCGACGTCCGCGTCCTGGTCATGGACGAGCCGACCGCGCCGCTCGCCGACCACGAGGCGGGCCTCCTGCACGACCTCGTGCGCCGCCTCGCGGGCCGCGGCCTCGGCATCCTGTACATCTCGCACCGCCTGCGGGAAGTCTTCGAACTCTCCCGTCGGATCACGGTGTTGAAGGACGGCCGCCACGTCACCACGGTGCGGACCCAGGACACGGACACCGACCAGGTCGTACGCGCGATGGTCGGCCGGGAGCTGAGCGCCTACTACCCGCCGCGCGCCCACCCCGACGACATCGGCGAGGTACGCCTCACGGTCACCGGCGGCGGCAACGACCGCC
Protein-coding sequences here:
- a CDS encoding ROK family transcriptional regulator → MSGAPDHPVSLPSSPGEVLALLRTGAAETRADIARVTGLARSTVSQRVDALIAHGFLTEEADGGSTGGRPPRRLRLRTREHAVAGVDLGASHCRVALLDIGGEMLALREDPLSIADGPQEVLGHVERTLHALLEEAGRDPASLQAIGVGVPGPVEFSTGRPVDPPIMPGWHQYPIPEFFAERFGPRALVDNDVNVMALAEQRRAFPDTRYLLYIKVGTGIGCGIVADGRLHRGAQGSAGDIGHIRVGDIEEPCRCGNSGCLEAVAGGAAIARKLAGLGLDATSGSDVVRLVKSGNRDAVRMVREAGRAVGEVLAGLVNFFNPDTVVVGGALAAVHDQLLAGVREAVYRRSHPLATHVLRIEPSRTGENAAAIGAGILAVEHALSPRQVDRALSGAVR
- a CDS encoding alpha/beta hydrolase — its product is MSLNDAQQIDRANAAPERVPVVFVHGLWMLPSSWDLWTAHFEAAGYMPVALSWPDDPDSVTEARQRPDALAGKTVGRIADHLAGLIDGLERKPAIIGHSVGGLLTQILAGRGLSATSVAIDPVPFRGVLALPLSTLRSLRPIIGNPANRKRALPLTFEQFRYAYANAVSEQEAKELYEKYAVPAPCAPPFQAAGANINPRTEMRVDCRNPRRGPLLIISGEKDNAVPWALANGAYKKQRENSGVTEITEMAGRDHALTIDSRWREVADTALTFVRRFV
- a CDS encoding sugar ABC transporter ATP-binding protein encodes the protein MLAMRGVSKSFLGVRVLHGVSLDLAAGEVHALVGENGAGKSTLMKVLAGEHVPDEGSIVLDGTEHAFSHPAQAQAAGIGIIHQEFALLAHRTVAENVFLGREPTRYGLVDRRAMEARTAELLAEVGVSGITPRTYIRDLSVARQQTVEIVKALASDVRVLVMDEPTAPLADHEAGLLHDLVRRLAGRGLGILYISHRLREVFELSRRITVLKDGRHVTTVRTQDTDTDQVVRAMVGRELSAYYPPRAHPDDIGEVRLTVTGGGNDRLRGIDLTLRAGEVTGIAGLEGSGRTSLARALFGAAPFTSGAMTVSGEALRPTTPRQAIRAGIALVTEDRKAEGLALRQSVRDNALLVTRAVPARGGPPAARELTALLERVRLQARGEDQQAQYLSGGNQQKVVIAKWLAARPRILLFDEPTRGVDVGAKAAIHTLVRELAREGIAVLIVSSELPELIGMSDRILVMSEGRIAGELPPGAAEEDVMRLATTDASADMSAPSADTSAPSGEEPAA